DNA sequence from the Xenopus tropicalis strain Nigerian chromosome 4, UCB_Xtro_10.0, whole genome shotgun sequence genome:
aatctaaggcccctatcccattcccatcagtccctgccccagtgagcttacaatctaaggcccctatcccattcccatcagtccctgccccagtgagcttacaatctaaggcctctatcacattcccatcagtccctgccccagagagcttacaatctaagtaggaAGTTAGACATTGGGGTGCAGTGgcccctttaaataaaagatgCAGCAAAGCACTTTGGCAGAAATGATTGGCACGGGCAGGGAGTATGGGAGCTCGGTATGAAGTGGAAACCCACGCATTGTGAATTATCAGCTCAATCAGCTGAACCAGAATCATTTCAcaaacagcgccatctagtggataACTAAAAATGGCAACTTAAgggtaattttttattttctttattgtttatagCGCTACTGAACCTTACTGGAAAGACCAAAACTAAAGGAAAATGTTCAGTACAAGTCGTGTTCATGGAACTAAGTGCTATCCTGGCTGACTattggggggaaagatgggaggcTGGAGGGCCAGTTACAAGGAGGGGTAGGATGAGGGCTAGGATAAGTGTTTAGTGGTGCTGAAAGCACCTTGGAAACTGTCCATAAGCCCATTACATTATCATTAGTTTACACGGAGGGCTGTAACTCAAAAGTGCCCTCTGCTGGCAGAAAGTTGCATCACATTACCTAGAAAACTTCCAGGCATTTCTTTCTTTAACTGttgccttttgcttctgtttCTTAGAGGTGTCGGGATTGACAAGAAGCCGGAGCTGCAGAGAGTCCTGGAACACCGGCGCCGAGACAAAATCATCCaacagaagaaagaagaggaagcGATAAAGAAGCTTCAGTCTCCATTCGAACAGGAGCTGCTAAAGAGACAGCAGAGGCTTGAGCAGGTTAgagcgccacctagtggctattgttttccccaactgGAATGCAAGAAACCAATTAGAGCATATGTACACGGGTAgacgggggcaatatgatggctgctggcacaggtacatgggggcactgtgatggctgctggcacaggtacatggggcactatgatggctgctggcacaggtacatggggcaataatatggctgctggcacaggtacatggggcaataatatggctgctggcacaggtacatgggggcaataatatggctgctggcacaggtacatgggggcactatgatggctgctggcacaggtacatgggggcaatatggtggctgctggcacaggtacgtgttcggcccgcgacctaaagtgtgttttgaatttaggccccctgtgcaattgagtttgacacccctgaatTAGAGggtgatagttgccctttaaatcacAAACTCCTAATGTTCTGCTCTTTCCTGCCCTTTAGCTTGAGAAAGACCAAGAGCCGGCGAAGGACGAGGAGCGAGCGCCAGAATTCGTTAAAGTAAAGGAGAAGTTAAGACGAACGGCGATGTTGCCCAGCGAGGAGAGAGTGGCGTAACAGCCGCCGGGACTCTATGAATAGTTCTATGTATCGAGCAGGCTTCGCTGCGTAACACCCCGGCTACCTGCACTTGGTTAACCGTCGCCGATCCGTCTTTCAGTGTGCCCCACACCACTCGCAGATACAGGGTTTGTGTCGAGAAATGTCGCTTTTTCCGTGTATCTACCCGCCGCCGCCACAGCAACAGCATTAGCTCCTGATACTTACACTCAGAGGCGACTAACAGCTCACAAAATGGCCGGCTCAGTGAGTAGCGGTTTGTGGGTGAGCGTGGGAATTCGCTTTCCAAGATGGCAGTGTGTATATTCCCCCGCAGTGTGTCTCCTGTTACGTGGCGTCTCTGTGCCGAGCCCGGCTGGCTTTTACTGCAGGACTTACAGGAAGGGGGGGGTGGCGCTGCCAGAGAAGGGGCAGCCATGTTGGTGGGCAAGCCGCGCACGATCGGTTGTGGGAACTGACCGGGTTTGTTATAACATTGCAACAAGTCATAATTGTGTCAAATGGGGTCACATAGGGCATGAATGGCGTCagtattactgcccccccccccccccgcggggCGGCCCCCGAGTCACTGAGGCATTTTGCTCTGTAGGAAATGACCCTCTATGATATCACTGAGGTTTCTGGATCCCCGGGTTGGGGGTCAGTACCTTCTCCTGTAGGTGATTGTGTCGCCCTGACGCCTGTGGGAAGGGAAAGGGGCGCCGTTATCCAAAGGGCGTTAGAAACACAATCTAATATTTACTGAGAACAAACAATTTATGTTATTTAACCAAAACTGCCATTTTTCCTGTTTGCCTAAGGGAATATATTTCCTTCTGTCCCAGTTGGATTCCAGTCTGTGTAGCAGGAACGTGGGCACCGGCACTGGGTCTTGTCTGCGCTGCTAATGAttgcagtccctgccccagtgagcttacaatctaaggtccctatcacattcccatcagcccctgccccagtgagcttacaatctaatgtccctatcccattcccatcagtccctgccccagtgagcttacaatctaaggtccctatcacattcccatcagtccctgccccagtgagcttacaatctaaggtccctatcccattcccatcagtccctgccccagtgagcttacaatctaaggtccctatcacattcctatcagtccctgccccagtgagcttacaatctaaggtccctatcacattcccatcagcccctgccccagtgagcttacaatctaaggtccctatcacatacccatcagcccctgccccagtgagcttacaatctaatgtccctatcccattcccatcagtccctgccccagtgagcttacaatctaaggtccctatcccattcccatcagtccctgccccagtgagcttacaatctaaggtccctatcccattcccatcagtccctgccccagtgagcttacaatctaaggtccctatcccattcccatcagcccctgccccagtgagcttacaatctaaggtccctatcacattcccatcagcccctgccccagtgagcttacaatctaaggtccctatcacattcccatcagtccctgccccagtgagcttacaatctaagggccctatttTATTCACACACACTAAAAAGatcactggggttcatttataagcactgggcaaatttgcccaggggcaataacccatggcaaccaatcaaaatgttgcattgcttgttttacctgcagttggtttaaaaaaaagccaatcactgcttggttgctatgggttactgccagtgggcagatttgcccagtgttgataaatgagcactTTTCATTATATAAGGCTGAGctaaagtcacatgactgggaGAGAGTGGATTGGGCCCAGGAAATATAAAAAGCTGAAAAATGGCTCTAATTACATTCTATGAAGTATTTTCTCCACTAAACCAGGAATTGTGTTTTCAGgcaaaaaagaaaagcttttgtttattttgatgacattttcctTTTGATTTACTTTCCCTTAAAGGGCTAGTGCTACTGAGACCCAACTGAATGTAATAGGGGAGTGAAGAATAATTCTGACCAATCACTTTAACCTTCAGCTCATATCAGAGGCACATATGGAATCTCTGCAGAGTGCTCAGCTGCACAAAGGGTTAAATTGGGTGTGGGTGTGGTTGGGCGAGGGCGGGGCTACTCGGGGAGGGGGAGGGGAATCATGTCTCAGGCACAGACTATGGCCAATATTTGGATAAAGCCTTAACACTGATTGGATTGTACTAACTAACACACTAGGTTGGTTCCGCTGCTTCAGCCTGTAAATATGACAGATATTTATTTAGTTATGGTTCGTATACGTCTATTTTTCTATGTAGTTCTGTGGTCAATATTACCAATAAATAGCGAGTACGACTTGCCTACAGTACGGAACGAGGCCCGTCTGTTCCCTGTGCAACaaaagcacattatacagtgttCCTCCGCCTCCTGTTACACTACAGCtctgatagaggatgctgggagttgtagtctgacAGAGCTCTTGTCCATCCGTTGTATGGCAGCCCCTGCAGAACTCTCTCTTGCACCTTTGGTTTTATAAGGTCTGTGCCTTTAAAGGGAAAGGGGGTGCTGGTGCATTATGGGAGGCACTGGTGCATTATGGGAGGTGCCTGTGCATTATGGGAGGTGCCTGTGCATTATGGGAGGTGCTGGTGCATTATGGGAGGCGCCTGTCCATGATGGGAGGTGCTGGTGCATTGTGTATTATGGGATTATTTCTCTGAAGTGTTACTATGGGAATGTCTGTATAAGGGGGTGTCAGTCACCCCACTcatgataaataaataagaagTGCGCCCCCTAGTGCTCATTGACTCCCACCTTCCAGCAGGGGCAGTACAGAGTGCAGGCTGCCAGTGCTCCCATCTGAGTGACCTGCaagtttgggg
Encoded proteins:
- the fam107a gene encoding actin-associated protein FAM107A isoform X1 — translated: MGATHGKKKEYSLHSKCHSDNRKHIMNGSASMYSELQREPPDIGSLLTHPDYLDGNPELIKPKKLQNPVKASRSHQELHRELLMNHKRGVGIDKKPELQRVLEHRRRDKIIQQKKEEEAIKKLQSPFEQELLKRQQRLEQLEKDQEPAKDEERAPEFVKVKEKLRRTAMLPSEERVA
- the fam107a gene encoding actin-associated protein FAM107A isoform X2 gives rise to the protein MNGSASMYSELQREPPDIGSLLTHPDYLDGNPELIKPKKLQNPVKASRSHQELHRELLMNHKRGVGIDKKPELQRVLEHRRRDKIIQQKKEEEAIKKLQSPFEQELLKRQQRLEQLEKDQEPAKDEERAPEFVKVKEKLRRTAMLPSEERVA
- the fam107a gene encoding protein FAM107A; protein product: MYSELQREPPDIGSLLTHPDYLDGNPELIKPKKLQNPVKASRSHQELHRELLMNHKRGVGIDKKPELQRVLEHRRRDKIIQQKKEEEAIKKLQSPFEQELLKRQQRLEQLEKDQEPAKDEERAPEFVKVKEKLRRTAMLPSEERVA